The Ruminococcus bovis genome includes a region encoding these proteins:
- a CDS encoding TIGR00282 family metallophosphoesterase, producing the protein MRILCIGDVVGKNGCEFLRKKLPSLKKIKSIDLTICNGENASDGNGITPTSADHIFTSGADIITLGNHTFRRKEFYSYLDEKPYIIRPANFPNSTTPGVGYCKYDMGRVTVGVVNVMGNSFMDNILDCPFRTMDKVLEELDDCKIKIVDFHAEATGEKRAMGYYLDGKVTAVFGTHTHVQTADEEILPNGTGYITDVGMTGPINSVLGVKPEIIISKLRNKLPERFDYADGDCKMDCVIFDIDDKTAVTKDIERIELR; encoded by the coding sequence ATGAGAATTTTATGTATTGGCGATGTTGTGGGAAAAAACGGTTGTGAGTTTCTAAGGAAGAAACTTCCTTCTTTAAAGAAAATTAAGTCAATAGATTTAACTATTTGTAATGGCGAAAATGCAAGTGACGGTAACGGTATTACACCTACTTCTGCTGATCATATTTTTACCAGTGGTGCAGATATTATCACTTTAGGTAACCATACATTTAGAAGAAAAGAATTTTATTCTTATCTTGATGAAAAGCCATATATTATAAGACCGGCGAATTTTCCAAACAGTACTACTCCGGGAGTAGGCTATTGTAAATACGATATGGGCAGAGTTACTGTTGGTGTAGTTAATGTTATGGGCAATTCATTTATGGATAATATTCTTGATTGTCCTTTTAGAACAATGGATAAAGTTCTTGAAGAATTAGATGATTGCAAAATTAAGATTGTAGATTTTCATGCTGAGGCAACAGGTGAAAAGAGAGCTATGGGCTATTACCTAGACGGTAAGGTTACAGCAGTATTTGGTACACATACTCATGTACAAACTGCTGATGAAGAAATTTTACCAAACGGCACAGGTTATATAACTGATGTAGGTATGACAGGTCCTATTAATTCTGTGCTTGGTGTTAAACCTGAAATTATTATCAGTAAGCTGAGAAATAAGTTACCTGAAAGATTTGATTATGCAGACGGTGACTGTAAGATGGATTGTGTTATCTTTGATATTGATGACAAAACAGCAGTAACAAAAGATATTGAGAGAATTGAATTAAGATAA
- a CDS encoding phosphatase PAP2 family protein, translating into MIKIKREQFIKCIDTIKNNKALYNIVKFIYKFVPFSIFLGYPILLCYLLFTKDIRIVKVIVIPLVTFIGVTIMRLLINRTRPYEKYNYTPVFPKDTKGKSFPSRHAASAFILSYAFLYINPILGIISLSISLVMASLRPLCGVHYISDVVAGILISSIIGILFFFIF; encoded by the coding sequence GTGATTAAAATTAAAAGAGAACAATTTATAAAATGTATTGACACAATAAAAAACAATAAAGCTCTGTACAACATAGTAAAATTCATTTACAAGTTTGTACCGTTTTCAATTTTTCTAGGCTACCCTATTCTATTATGCTACCTTTTATTTACTAAAGATATAAGGATTGTTAAGGTTATAGTAATTCCTCTAGTTACATTTATCGGTGTAACAATAATGAGATTACTAATTAACAGAACAAGACCATATGAAAAATATAACTACACTCCTGTGTTTCCAAAAGACACTAAAGGAAAAAGTTTTCCTTCTCGTCATGCAGCAAGTGCTTTTATACTTTCATATGCTTTTCTATACATTAATCCGATACTTGGAATTATCTCACTAAGTATATCTTTAGTAATGGCATCATTAAGACCACTTTGTGGTGTACATTACATTAGTGATGTTGTTGCAGGTATATTGATTAGTTCTATTATTGGAATATTGTTTTTCTTTATATTCTGA
- a CDS encoding YabP/YqfC family sporulation protein, with the protein MKKDFERFFPTDLTSNIPLIEMTGNREITIEGCTGVLKYESENIKVNTKSMVISVAGRSLKLKYLSSSALVIEGTVLKIEFIL; encoded by the coding sequence ATGAAGAAAGATTTTGAAAGATTTTTCCCAACAGATTTAACTTCAAACATACCATTAATAGAAATGACAGGTAATAGAGAAATTACAATTGAAGGTTGTACAGGTGTTTTAAAATATGAAAGTGAAAATATTAAGGTAAATACAAAGTCAATGGTTATATCGGTTGCCGGTAGAAGTCTGAAACTAAAATATCTTTCTTCTTCAGCTTTAGTAATAGAGGGTACTGTGCTAAAAATAGAATTTATATTGTAG
- the pfkB gene encoding 1-phosphofructokinase, with protein MIYTVTFNPAIDYVVELVSFNIGEINRTTREYMNLGGKGVNVSRVLTNLEVPNVALGFVAGFTGDALRSGLERMGVKTDFINLEEGNTRINVNIKGVEETDINARGPEIPNSAIDELFKKLDNLQSGDTLVLAGSIPTSLPNDMYERIMERLYGKGIRFVVDATRDLLVKSLKYEPFLIKPNNHELGEIFGLELTTDNEIIYYARELKKQGAKNVLISMAGDGAILVDENDVAHKIGTPKGKVKNSVGAGDSMVAGFCAGYLEKGDYKYALRMGTAAGSASAFSESLATKQEVIDLLNKI; from the coding sequence ATGATTTACACAGTTACCTTTAACCCTGCAATTGACTATGTTGTTGAGTTAGTTAGTTTTAACATTGGAGAAATTAACCGTACTACAAGAGAATATATGAACCTTGGTGGTAAAGGTGTTAATGTTTCCAGAGTTCTAACAAACCTAGAAGTTCCAAATGTTGCTCTTGGTTTTGTTGCCGGATTTACAGGTGATGCACTAAGATCAGGACTTGAAAGAATGGGTGTTAAAACCGACTTCATCAACCTTGAAGAGGGTAACACAAGAATCAATGTAAACATTAAAGGTGTTGAAGAAACCGATATTAATGCCAGAGGACCGGAAATTCCAAACTCTGCAATTGATGAACTATTTAAAAAGCTTGATAATCTCCAGTCAGGCGACACACTTGTACTTGCCGGTTCAATTCCAACCTCTCTCCCAAATGATATGTATGAGAGAATTATGGAAAGATTATACGGCAAGGGCATAAGATTTGTTGTTGATGCTACTCGTGATTTACTTGTTAAGTCACTAAAGTATGAACCATTTCTAATCAAGCCAAACAATCACGAACTTGGTGAAATCTTTGGACTTGAACTTACAACAGACAATGAAATTATCTACTATGCCAGAGAGTTAAAGAAACAAGGTGCAAAAAATGTACTTATCTCTATGGCTGGTGACGGTGCAATTCTTGTTGATGAAAATGATGTAGCACACAAGATTGGTACACCAAAAGGTAAGGTCAAGAACTCTGTTGGTGCTGGTGACTCAATGGTTGCCGGATTCTGTGCCGGATACCTTGAAAAAGGTGACTACAAATATGCTTTAAGAATGGGTACTGCAGCAGGTAGTGCTTCAGCCTTTTCAGAAAGTCTGGCTACAAAACAGGAAGTAATAGATTTACTCAATAAAATCTAA
- the asnB gene encoding asparagine synthase (glutamine-hydrolyzing): MCGIAGWFDKNIDFSEKKEVIGKVSQSLIPRGPDENGAYITNDIALIHRRLVVIDRENGTQPMTVQHKDKKYTIVYNGELYNTEEVRTKLIAKGFKFRGRSDTEVVLKSYIQWGKKCVERLNGIFAFGIYEMKSKELFICRDRIGVKPLFYHQYKGGLIFASEIKAILATGMVKPVVDEQGLMEIFFMGPARTPGVGVFKDINELCPGEMALYKNGKLHKEFYFKLKAKEHTDDLQTTIEKTRYLLTDSIKRQLISDMPVCFFLSGGLDSSIISKVASMYYREKNRGRIHTFSVEYEENDKYFKKSLFQPNRDADYIKMMVKDTHSVHNEVILNHPQLADALYDATVARDLPGMADIDSSLLLFCKKIKQEYTVALSGECADELFGGYPWYHNKNILFEQCFPWSKDQTIRRKILKSGLLKDGEEYVHERYYQTCRKTDKLRSDTKVSARMREMFMLNFYFFMQCLLDRKDRMSMYSGLEVRVPFCDYRIVEYAYNMPWEMKAYDGREKGIVRKAFEDTLPNEICWRKKSPYPKTHNPVYMEIVSKKVQEILQDKNSALSTLLNRDGIKDIMDNPDKIETPWYGQLMRAPQIMAYIIELDEWFKTYNVEIDI; the protein is encoded by the coding sequence ATGTGCGGAATAGCAGGATGGTTTGACAAAAACATTGACTTTAGTGAAAAGAAGGAGGTTATCGGCAAAGTATCACAATCATTAATACCTAGAGGTCCTGATGAGAATGGTGCTTACATTACAAATGACATTGCCCTTATACATAGGCGACTTGTAGTTATTGACAGAGAAAACGGAACTCAACCTATGACAGTACAACACAAAGACAAAAAATATACTATTGTATATAATGGTGAGTTATATAATACTGAAGAAGTTAGAACTAAACTTATTGCAAAAGGTTTTAAGTTTAGAGGAAGAAGTGACACAGAGGTTGTACTAAAGTCCTACATTCAATGGGGAAAGAAATGTGTTGAAAGGCTAAACGGTATTTTTGCCTTTGGTATTTATGAAATGAAAAGCAAGGAACTTTTCATTTGTAGAGATAGAATCGGTGTAAAGCCTTTGTTCTATCATCAATACAAAGGTGGTTTGATTTTTGCTTCGGAAATAAAAGCAATACTTGCAACCGGTATGGTAAAACCTGTTGTTGATGAACAAGGATTAATGGAAATTTTCTTTATGGGACCTGCAAGAACACCGGGAGTTGGTGTATTTAAGGATATTAATGAACTATGTCCCGGTGAAATGGCTCTATACAAAAATGGAAAGCTACACAAGGAATTTTACTTTAAACTGAAAGCAAAAGAACATACTGATGATTTACAAACTACTATTGAGAAAACAAGATACCTACTTACTGACTCAATTAAAAGACAGTTAATTTCCGATATGCCGGTATGTTTCTTCTTATCAGGTGGACTTGACAGTTCAATAATTTCAAAGGTTGCATCAATGTACTACAGAGAAAAGAACAGAGGCAGAATACACACATTCTCTGTTGAGTATGAAGAAAATGATAAATACTTTAAGAAAAGTTTATTTCAACCTAACAGAGATGCTGACTATATTAAAATGATGGTTAAGGATACTCATAGTGTTCATAACGAAGTTATCCTAAATCATCCTCAACTTGCAGATGCACTTTATGATGCTACTGTTGCAAGAGATTTACCCGGGATGGCTGATATTGATTCTTCCCTACTGCTGTTCTGTAAAAAGATAAAACAAGAATATACAGTTGCACTTTCAGGTGAATGTGCCGATGAACTTTTTGGTGGGTACCCATGGTATCACAATAAAAATATTTTATTTGAACAATGTTTCCCTTGGTCAAAGGACCAAACTATCAGAAGAAAAATTCTAAAGTCCGGTTTATTAAAAGATGGTGAAGAATATGTACACGAAAGATACTATCAAACTTGTAGAAAAACCGATAAGCTAAGAAGTGACACAAAGGTATCTGCCAGAATGAGAGAAATGTTTATGCTGAACTTTTACTTCTTTATGCAATGCCTACTTGACAGAAAAGACAGAATGAGTATGTACTCAGGTCTTGAAGTCAGAGTTCCTTTCTGTGATTATAGAATTGTTGAATATGCTTACAATATGCCTTGGGAAATGAAAGCCTATGATGGCAGAGAAAAAGGTATTGTAAGAAAAGCATTTGAAGACACATTACCTAATGAAATATGTTGGAGAAAGAAAAGTCCTTATCCTAAAACTCACAACCCTGTTTATATGGAAATTGTCAGTAAAAAGGTTCAAGAAATTTTACAAGATAAAAATAGTGCATTATCCACTTTACTTAACAGAGATGGCATAAAGGATATTATGGATAACCCTGATAAGATAGAAACACCTTGGTACGGTCAATTAATGAGAGCACCACAGATTATGGCTTATATTATTGAACTTGATGAATGGTTTAAAACATACAATGTTGAAATAGATATATAG
- a CDS encoding stage V sporulation protein S — METLKVSSKSVTNSVAGAIAGVIRDEGQVEIQAVGAGATNQAVKSIAVARSYLNEECDIVCVPSFTNVEINGEERTAMSFLVEKATK; from the coding sequence ATGGAAACACTAAAAGTATCTTCAAAATCAGTAACAAATTCTGTTGCAGGTGCAATAGCCGGAGTTATTCGTGATGAGGGCCAGGTAGAAATTCAGGCAGTAGGTGCCGGTGCTACTAACCAAGCAGTAAAGTCAATTGCAGTTGCAAGGTCATATCTAAATGAAGAATGTGACATTGTATGTGTACCATCATTTACAAATGTAGAAATCAATGGTGAAGAACGCACAGCAATGAGTTTTTTAGTAGAAAAAGCGACAAAATAA
- a CDS encoding diacylglycerol/lipid kinase family protein: protein MKKILFIYNPVSGKGAIRSKLSYIVENLSTMGVVTVMPTKAKGDATKFVVKNMDNFDTIICSGGDGTLNEVTTGYMKVEKERRKPCGYIPAGTVNDFATSLGISKNINKCVDQILDSSIFPYDIGEFGDRYFNYIAGFGAFTEVAYSTSQSVKNMLGKTAYILEGIKSLTKIKSANVKIVTENKTVEGNYIFGMICNTFSVGGLLKIDRDDVSLDDGKFEAIFVKKPKNPIELQETLNDTLSGKLNSKHFEYFRSSNFRIISEEPLNWTLDGEFGGKTDNVEIHNHERAIEFLRPNKG from the coding sequence ATGAAAAAGATATTATTCATTTATAACCCTGTATCAGGTAAAGGTGCAATAAGGTCAAAGCTTTCTTATATTGTAGAAAATCTATCAACTATGGGTGTAGTAACGGTTATGCCTACTAAAGCAAAAGGTGATGCTACTAAATTTGTAGTTAAAAATATGGATAATTTCGATACTATCATTTGTTCAGGTGGTGACGGTACACTTAATGAAGTTACTACAGGATATATGAAAGTGGAAAAAGAAAGAAGAAAACCTTGTGGTTATATTCCTGCTGGTACAGTAAACGACTTTGCAACTTCACTTGGCATTTCTAAAAACATTAACAAATGTGTTGACCAAATTTTGGATAGTAGTATCTTCCCTTATGATATTGGTGAATTTGGTGACAGATACTTTAACTATATTGCAGGTTTTGGTGCATTTACAGAAGTTGCTTACTCAACATCACAAAGTGTTAAAAATATGCTAGGCAAAACTGCTTATATTCTTGAGGGTATTAAAAGTCTTACAAAAATTAAAAGTGCTAATGTAAAAATAGTTACAGAAAATAAAACTGTAGAAGGTAATTATATTTTCGGTATGATTTGCAATACTTTTTCTGTAGGTGGATTACTTAAAATCGACAGAGATGATGTTTCTCTTGATGACGGTAAGTTTGAAGCTATCTTTGTAAAGAAACCTAAGAACCCTATTGAACTTCAAGAAACACTTAACGACACATTAAGTGGCAAGCTAAACAGTAAACACTTTGAATATTTTAGAAGTAGCAACTTTAGAATTATTAGCGAAGAACCACTTAACTGGACACTTGACGGTGAATTTGGTGGCAAAACCGATAATGTGGAAATTCATAATCACGAAAGGGCTATTGAATTTTTACGACCAAATAAAGGGTGA
- a CDS encoding sporulation protein YqfD — translation MLVKLIRYVRGYVTCIARGKFTERLINILNRQGYTYWNIVPCKDGISFSVNVREYKRLRKSLYKTGIKTRIKKKVGLPFIIKKYKARKGIFIGAIIFLLITFTLSKFIWVTTVNGNNNVPTTKILNVLNDVGIHNGVYKENLNLKDIERKVVKKLPELRWISINLTGCKAEVEVKEKYKEPNKVLKNNQPSNLKCRRDAVVVKSSVLKGTPMVKVGSAVVKGQMLVSGVVVNGESEENTETTTTLVHSVGEIIGRTHYERTYKIKKKSEFLCETNEMMKRKRCNLLWFSFPIDFNHIKYDTYKSTKKTYYGYTNDIVLPFSLTEEYIYKLEKKNISLKEYKKQLNKLAKLEEKFYFHNKNIEKCKYTYRQDKDYYYIDCDYQVTENLCVQSPIIVEN, via the coding sequence ATGCTGGTAAAGTTAATTCGTTATGTTCGTGGCTATGTTACTTGTATTGCCAGAGGAAAGTTTACAGAAAGATTAATTAATATTCTAAACCGTCAAGGTTATACATATTGGAACATTGTTCCTTGTAAAGACGGTATTTCTTTTTCTGTTAATGTCAGAGAGTATAAAAGACTAAGAAAATCTTTATATAAAACTGGTATAAAAACAAGGATAAAGAAGAAAGTAGGTTTACCATTTATAATTAAGAAGTATAAAGCAAGAAAAGGTATTTTCATCGGTGCAATAATATTTCTTTTAATAACCTTTACTTTAAGTAAATTTATTTGGGTAACAACAGTTAACGGTAACAACAATGTACCAACTACTAAAATCTTAAATGTTCTAAATGATGTTGGAATTCATAACGGTGTATATAAAGAAAATCTGAATTTAAAGGATATTGAAAGAAAGGTGGTAAAGAAATTACCTGAATTAAGGTGGATTTCAATTAATCTAACAGGCTGTAAAGCTGAAGTAGAAGTGAAAGAAAAATATAAAGAACCAAATAAAGTTTTAAAAAATAATCAACCATCAAATTTAAAATGTAGGAGAGATGCAGTAGTAGTAAAGTCAAGTGTTCTAAAAGGTACACCAATGGTTAAAGTAGGTTCAGCAGTAGTAAAGGGACAAATGCTGGTTAGTGGTGTAGTTGTAAATGGTGAAAGTGAAGAAAATACAGAAACCACAACTACACTTGTACATTCAGTAGGTGAAATTATTGGTAGAACTCATTATGAAAGAACATACAAGATAAAAAAGAAAAGTGAATTCCTTTGTGAAACTAATGAAATGATGAAGAGAAAAAGATGTAATTTACTTTGGTTTTCATTTCCCATAGACTTTAACCATATAAAATATGATACCTATAAATCCACTAAAAAAACTTATTACGGTTATACAAATGATATTGTTCTGCCTTTTTCGCTAACAGAAGAATATATTTATAAATTAGAAAAGAAGAATATTTCTCTGAAAGAATATAAAAAGCAACTGAACAAACTTGCAAAGTTAGAAGAAAAATTTTATTTCCACAATAAAAATATTGAAAAATGTAAATACACCTATCGACAAGATAAAGATTATTACTATATAGATTGTGATTATCAAGTTACAGAGAATTTATGTGTACAGTCACCAATAATTGTGGAAAATTAA
- a CDS encoding DAK2 domain-containing protein has translation MITGNVFRDAIISGANNICAQKQALNDLNIFPVPDGDTGTNMSMTISAAAKELKKIEDAPISEVASKTASFMLRNARGNSGVILSIIFRGFAKGLKDKEKANGEDLVDALGIGVDEAYKAVTKPAEGTILTVARMAYEAGMNIITETGNATIVWTEVVRAAEEALELTPKFLPVLKKAGVVDAGGKGLLVIFRGMLSVIADDEIIPFEEETEATTDSFESAAAQFDEVINFTYCTEFIVGRDTECLADPQDLKEYLMSIGDCVVVVDDEEIIKVHVHTDNPGMALQKGLKYGQLLTVKVENMKEQHKNAGATEEKAPKLQKAEPTEEIGFVSVAAGEGLSELFTDMGCNHIVSGGQSMNPSTDDIYDAIMATPAKVVVVLPNNKNIIMAAQQAVDMVDDREVYVIQSKTISQGLTALINYDEDSTVEENLEVMSESVKNVVTGQITFAARDSEFGGKKIKEGEIIGLKDGKLCVCEKSSQKALLKLAKEVIKKGASFVTLIYGEDITEEEANEAYEALLEKYGSNIDISLIKGDQPVYYYIMGVEY, from the coding sequence ATGATTACCGGTAACGTATTTAGAGATGCCATCATTTCAGGTGCAAATAATATATGTGCTCAAAAACAAGCACTAAATGACTTAAATATTTTCCCTGTACCGGACGGTGATACAGGTACAAATATGTCAATGACAATTTCTGCAGCAGCTAAGGAACTTAAGAAGATAGAAGATGCTCCTATTTCAGAAGTAGCATCCAAGACTGCTTCCTTTATGCTTCGTAACGCCAGAGGTAACTCAGGTGTTATCCTTTCAATTATCTTTAGAGGTTTTGCAAAAGGTCTTAAGGATAAGGAAAAGGCTAATGGTGAAGATTTAGTTGATGCTTTAGGTATTGGTGTTGATGAGGCTTATAAGGCTGTTACTAAACCGGCAGAAGGTACAATCCTTACTGTTGCTAGAATGGCTTATGAAGCAGGTATGAACATTATTACTGAAACAGGCAATGCTACAATTGTTTGGACAGAAGTAGTCAGAGCAGCAGAAGAAGCTCTTGAACTTACACCGAAGTTCTTACCTGTACTTAAAAAAGCAGGTGTTGTTGATGCCGGTGGTAAAGGTTTGTTAGTTATCTTCCGGGGTATGCTTTCTGTTATTGCTGATGATGAGATTATCCCATTTGAAGAAGAAACAGAAGCTACAACAGATAGCTTTGAAAGTGCAGCAGCTCAGTTTGATGAAGTAATTAACTTTACTTATTGTACAGAGTTTATTGTTGGCAGAGATACTGAGTGTTTAGCAGACCCACAAGACCTAAAGGAATATTTAATGTCTATCGGTGACTGTGTTGTAGTTGTTGATGATGAAGAAATCATTAAGGTTCATGTTCATACAGATAACCCTGGTATGGCACTACAAAAAGGTCTAAAGTACGGTCAGTTACTAACTGTTAAAGTTGAAAATATGAAAGAACAACACAAGAATGCCGGTGCTACAGAAGAAAAAGCACCTAAGCTACAAAAGGCTGAACCAACAGAAGAAATCGGTTTTGTTTCAGTTGCAGCCGGTGAAGGTCTTTCAGAATTATTTACAGATATGGGTTGTAACCACATTGTTTCAGGTGGTCAGAGTATGAACCCATCAACTGATGATATTTATGATGCAATTATGGCAACACCTGCAAAGGTAGTTGTTGTACTTCCAAATAACAAGAATATTATTATGGCTGCTCAGCAGGCTGTTGATATGGTAGATGACAGAGAAGTTTATGTAATTCAGTCAAAGACAATTTCTCAAGGTTTAACTGCTCTTATCAACTATGATGAAGATTCTACAGTTGAAGAAAACCTAGAAGTTATGTCTGAGTCAGTTAAGAATGTTGTAACAGGACAGATTACATTTGCTGCCAGAGATAGCGAATTTGGTGGAAAGAAGATTAAAGAAGGAGAGATTATCGGTCTTAAAGACGGCAAACTTTGTGTTTGCGAAAAGTCTTCTCAGAAAGCTCTTCTAAAACTAGCAAAAGAAGTTATCAAAAAGGGTGCATCATTTGTTACTCTAATTTACGGTGAAGATATTACAGAAGAAGAAGCTAACGAGGCTTATGAAGCATTGCTTGAAAAGTACGGTAGCAACATTGATATTTCACTAATCAAGGGTGACCAGCCGGTATATTACTACATTATGGGTGTAGAATATTAA
- a CDS encoding DeoR/GlpR family DNA-binding transcription regulator yields MLTQERFNTILNLLEEKGAVTVQELSEVLGTSESTVRRDLNTLNEQGKLEKVHGGATLKKSDDGFVNTEDDFVTKSHLHSQEKENIAKYAASLIKDDDFVYIDAGTTTEKLIKYLPENIKATFVTNGIVHAKSLVRKGLRAFVIGGELKLITEAIIGVTAIEELNRYNFSKCFLGTNGISKANGFTTPDIDEAMIKNKAHEKSYVTYILADHSKFNRVFSVSFGEMSNSCIITDKLTDNSYKDLAVIKEVDG; encoded by the coding sequence ATGTTGACACAAGAAAGATTTAACACAATTCTAAATTTACTAGAAGAAAAAGGAGCTGTTACAGTTCAAGAATTATCAGAAGTTTTAGGTACTTCTGAATCAACAGTCAGACGAGATTTAAACACACTTAATGAACAAGGTAAACTTGAAAAGGTTCATGGTGGTGCTACATTAAAAAAATCTGACGATGGATTTGTAAACACAGAGGATGACTTTGTTACAAAGTCACATCTTCATTCTCAAGAAAAAGAAAACATAGCAAAGTACGCAGCGTCACTTATAAAAGATGATGATTTTGTTTACATTGATGCCGGTACTACAACAGAAAAGCTAATTAAATACTTACCTGAAAATATCAAAGCAACATTTGTTACTAACGGTATTGTTCATGCAAAAAGTTTAGTTAGAAAAGGACTTAGAGCATTTGTTATCGGTGGAGAGTTAAAGCTGATTACAGAAGCTATCATTGGTGTTACTGCTATTGAAGAACTTAACCGATATAACTTCTCAAAATGTTTCCTTGGTACTAACGGAATTTCTAAGGCAAACGGTTTTACCACTCCTGACATTGATGAAGCAATGATAAAAAACAAAGCTCACGAAAAAAGCTATGTTACTTATATTCTTGCAGACCACAGTAAATTTAACAGAGTGTTTTCTGTTTCTTTTGGAGAGATGTCAAATTCTTGCATCATTACAGACAAACTTACAGATAATAGCTACAAAGACTTAGCTGTAATTAAGGAGGTAGATGGATGA